TGCAATTTGTTTCAAGTTTTAAGCATATGATTGTCTTATTCTATATTTCAGTAGCTCatgcaaacaaatttattttataaatggaaaaagaaattatagTAAATGTAGTGCTCGAATTTTGTTTATATAATTTATGTAACTTATAAATCTAACTGATTTATAAATGAAATTCTTTCtagatatctttttttttctgaatgCAATCAGTatatcttcttgtttttttcaAGTCTCTAAACTTTCTTTCAACAAATTGCATCAAAACtttaaatcatatatttcattaGTTCTTACAGTGTTAAGTTAGGTTTGAAGTTGCCAAATTTTGAGCCAATTGAATGTATACATGTGAAATGCAGTAAGAAATAGACAGAGAAATCTAGAAGAAGGTTGGGAAAAAACCAGAAGTATATTTCTTGAAGTTAAAGATTCACGGCCTACTAAATCTTAAATCACAACCTAATCTCTTAGAATCTTAATCATGGTGCACTTTGAAGCTCAATTTGACACTTTTACTGCCTCAATGTTATCAAGTAGAAGTTTTCAAAACTTTCTGTCAGTTATTGTGTAATTAACCCTAATCATTTCTACAAGATAAATAAACTGTCAAAAACCAATTATGATCTTCTAGCATTACTACTGAAGTAACCAAAAGAAGATTAGAAAAGCCTTACTCTGAGATAGATGGATCATGTTCTTGGTGGAAGTTGGCTGAGGCTCATGTCTTAGAAAAACATCAATAATGGAAGAGTTCATGCAGCAGTTTGCGCCTGCACAAATCATAACCTCAAAGTTAAAACTCAATTTATATGAGCTGATATGTCCTGGTAGCAGCATGAATATTTTCTGATTTGTACCTGTGAAAGATGTCAACAGATGGGTGCAATCAACGCCTGGATTCTTGCAGATATTCATAAGAAGTTGGGTAACAGCATCCCTAGACACATACACGAATGCCAAACAATTattttgagaggaaaaacaTTATAAGCATTGAAACTTATGATTTTTAACATAAAATTTTTGAGGTTTTTATTGGGAGAAAACTTTAATTTGTAGAGTACATTAACAAaaacattcattttttttataaactttAAGAAGGAAAATGTGTAACTTGTCTCACTTCATCCAATATGTGCAAACATTTGGAACAGTTATATCATTATATACCCTTTTTTAATTTTGGGCAGAAAACAGTTTAGAAGGAAAGGTGACTCGCGCCATTTCGAGACCGGAATGTATCATAAATGTTCTATTGAACAATTTTGAATTTCTACACTAGATATTGGAAATTCAAAACTGAAGTAATGCACCAGCACAAGTGACAAAATTGTCTCACCCTCTTGGATTAAATTCATTAATTCCCAGCCAATACAAAGCCTgtcaaaacaagaaaagaagtcAGTTTTAGAAAAACCATCATTATGCAGCCTCATAGTAGTATCAATTAGTATTGCAACCTCAAAGTATTAaccatttcattttcttgttaATTGGACTATTTGCCGAGTCAAAGTCTGAAGTGAAATGATAAAACGTAACATTAATTTGTAAAAGTTTTGTAAGACCATTAGCTACCTTTCCAATGCTGCTCAAGAGCAATTTCCTTACAAAAACTAAAGCGCAAGTTATCAATTTGTTGAAATATGTACAATTGGAAGATTTTATACTGCATTTTCTTGTATAGTTTTCCATGGTACATAGTATGACAAACTTAATAATATCACGAGGGAGGAGAATGTTGTCGTTCAAAATCATGCATTTCTAGTTGTCGGGTATGTCTAGTCAAGAATTGTTTTGAAATGTGCACATTAGATACAAACTCAAACTCTTATTTTTGGATTCTATTAATAGGAGCTGAAGCAAGTTGATTTCTAGAAGTAATTATAACCTTAGAGGTGCTTTTAAGaaataacttttcttttttgtaattttcaaatcctctttcaattttatatattagttttttttcAGGAAATGCTATTTGTTCCAAGTAACCATAATAACTTGAATAAACTAAAATAAAgccctttatatatatatatatatatatatatatatatatatatatatattaggtaGTGCTAAAACAGAAGACAGAAGACTACCTGagaaatgaaactttcaacaCCTATTCTTGCGAGTGGAGAAGTCATCTCACCCAGAAAGCCAATAGGACTTAACAAGGCAGCAGATCTTAGCTTATCCACAAGTTGCCCTTTTGAAAATGAAGCCAATGCAATTAAAGTTCCCTGCAACACATACGAAATTCAGGTTTAGATTTTCTCAAGAAAACGTAAGTTTTGCCATCAATAAGCAATAGCGATAATTTACTAGTCATATATTCAATTTTATATattatgattttcttttttttttgtcccaatataaaggaaataaataaagcccAACTTCCTATTTTACTTTCCAAAGAATTttgaacaaattaaaaaaatattgaagTCATCCACATCACGATATTGTTATAAGCCATCCTACTTACCCCAACAAAAAAATCTTTCAATTTTCGTAGTGGTCCTTTTCTGAAAACTCCAAAGTCAACTAACCAATTCTGAACTACTAATTTTCTTAAACCATAtgcaatgcttttttttttttgtttggtttttttGGGCAACTATATGCAAAGTTTACAATAACCCATAATAGTTTTCTCCACCCAGTCACTTTCCAAAAATCAACACCAAGGAGAAAATTTCACCTGGGAATGACCAACATAATGCAACTTCTGTCCTGTGAAATCATTGACAAACTGGATTGAAGCTGGAAGATCATAAGCTGCTAACTCATCCCAGGTAAAATCCCAATATGCCTAAGCAATAGTTTTCTTCTCTGGTTAGTAATTATAGTAAAACCGGAATTTCAGAGTTAAAATAAAgaattcatatatatttgaagAAAGGTAAATTACTGCATTATCCGGACTAAGAGTTTGGTGGGAAAGGCTGTATTTGGTTCCACGGCTGCTGACAAGCCAAACATCAAATCCACTATCAGCCAATATGAGGGCCAAAGATTGATCAGGCGGACTTAGTAGCCATGTTATTGCATCCTGAGATCacacaaattaattttttttctcagcAATAAATTTTAAAACCAATTAAGATTGATTTTATCTATTTtctttgatatatgtgagtcACGTGCAGAATAAAGAATTAGTGTTATACTTGAAATAATTagtatcttccatttagaaAGCAGTTTTGGTTACTAAATTTCCAAAAGCAGATTATTAAgatgcaaaagaagaaaaaacacaATCCTCATAgatttgattagtttttaaaCTTGAATTATAGGTGGAGACCAGTTAGTGCTATGACCATCTAATGCAATAGACTAATTTTGTCACTCATGCTACCTAAAATTAGTAGGATTACAAATCAATGAAATGAACTAAACTTTACTAAActtatgatttatttattttgctacGTTATAAGATCTAGATGTATGCTACGTACatgaataaaatgaaatttcaaatttggatAAAGATTACTTGTCAGGCATTCCAacgagttgaaaaaaaaaattttaaattaaaaaagaaaacttcATGCTATGACTATTAGAAAAATTGATCCCAAAAATTGGCATGCGAACAACAAACCATCAACAGTCCATGTTGTAGCAGGACAGGAGGCCTCTTCCCAGGAGTCTCACCGGCCAGGCCAAAGGGAATCCTTTGCATGTTGAGAATATAGCCATCTTCTGTAACCACCTGGCAGAAATGATATTATTCATATCAAAATTGATCTGATTATTCTTTAAATGAGCTTATATTGCAAACTAACAAAATATTTTCTGAACGAATTGAAATTAATTACTTCATGTTCTTCACATTTGTAACCTCTAGTCTCCACCATCAAATTGCAAATTCCATCTAAAGCATCAATTGACCATAAAGTAGCTAACAAAAATAGCAATATCACAAAAAATCTAGAAGACAAATTGTTTGCCATTATAAACTGTCTTGTTCCTGCTCAGTttataaaatttcaagtcttgATTAGCATTTATAGGAAAAATGGAGTGGGTAAGTTCAGAAAAAAGAATAACATACATACTAATTAATCGGAAAcgtatataatttttttaattttggagtTCGTATTGTTATCCAGAACAACAGTCAAAAATAGATTCATTTATTTCACACATCCATccggaaaagaagaagaagaaaatttttagaATCTAATGTAGAAGACACTTCTGTCTTCTTCGTATTGACACTCTGGGAAGAAAACATAAGTTAACCTCTATTACAAGGTTGCAAATTGGGCATTATAACTGCAACAATTTGGATATGTACAAAGAATGCAGACCAAGCCTCTATAAGATGCTTACAAgggaaaaaactaaaaactaaaaaataaaaaaatgcaaaaaaaaaaagaagtaaaatcCTACCTATGATAACATAATTGTTCATAGAAAATAGATACGGACCTGATTAACTTAAACAATTGAAAGCATTTGTCAATATTGTACGAGATGAATGCAAGTGTTTTGAGTGGAGTTCTTAGTAACATGGTtctaaaatgattaaaaatatttttaaaccaCTTTTTAATCTCAAAAACATACTTTTGACTTATATTTCTGAAAATATCccaccaaaaaaggaaaaaaaaaaagcaaccaTCCAAACGTACCCAAAGTTGTTGACCAATGATCTCGAATGCATCAAAACTTGTGTCATACATACAGTAGCATAAGGTTAGATTCGGTTGTTCACAGATGTGTATCTCAtggaacaaaacaaaaacaagagtaaTATAAAGCATAGATTATGTATTTTCCTTTCGTACAAGTTCTACATGTTGCAATAGACTGTTCAGATCACTCCATTATCTTGAATTACATTGCAACTGTAATTAAAGCTTCGAATGCAAGAGTAATTTGCTAatttatttaaaagaaataaaattgttGTACTTGTCAAAATCACTTTTGTGTCTAAAAAAATGTTAAAGATACTGTATTAGGTCTAATGGATGCACATAAGGCACTCATTAAAATATATATCAGGTTTCATATTTTTGAAATGGTAAGATTAATtagagaaagtaaataaatacaaagaaaggtaggtaaaattaaatagagaaagtatataaatgtaaCGGAGGGTAAGAATTAttagtgtgtgtgtatatatgatAGGTTAAGTAAATGTTAGGTGTATTAACAAGTGCTCAATGAGCATCCGTTAGAAAACCCAATAGTTAATATGTATCTTACTCAAGTGTCACAAACTATTTATTTTCAAATCCTATTACTTGAGACTTTCAAGTAATTTgatagttttcttgttttcaaaggaaGTGCATCCCCGAAtttttaggaaaataataggtaACTTTTGTCAATATATGATGGGAGTTGCTGGTGTATTGGGTGCTGCTTTGCTATGCACTATTTATGGTGCTAGTGtagaaaatattttatttaaagGTGGTGATGGTGCAAATACATTCCGTGCAAATACATTCAGTACTTTATTAGAAAAACTCTTAGTTAATATGTATCTTACTCAAAGTGTCTCAAACTCTTTATTTTCGGATCCTTCTACCTAAGACTTTCAAGTAATTgatagttttcttgttttcaaaggaaGTGCGTCCCGGAATTTTAGGAAACTAATGGGTAACTTTTGCCGGTGTATTGGGCGCTGCTTTGCTACGTGCTCTTCGTGGTGCTATTGTAGAAAATACTTTATTTGAAGATGGTGATAGTAGCAAATACAGTCCATGCTTTTAACCCAATGCAAGCCGAAGAAACTTATTCATTGGTCATCACTCACCGCTTTTGGTGCCAAATCTTTGGGGTTGCTTTTTCTAATAAACGTTGTTTACATTTCTTTATGTTATTTGTACTAGTAATTTGTTTATGGATGAGTACCCTTGGAGCAGTCTGTTTGGCCATGAATTTATGTGCCTATGATTTCGTTTCTCAAGAATTCTTGTAGTGGAATATCCGGAATTTGAAACTTTCTTCACCAAAAATATTCTCTTAAATGAAGGTATGTGTGCTTGGATGGCAGCTCAAGATCGGCCTCATGCAAACCTTATATTCCTCGTATTCTGGACCAAAGTAATGAACCTATTTGAAGTGGCTTATTTTTTACCAGAGAATCCTATGTATGAACCAGCATTAATTTTACTTCCCCACCTAGCTACTCTAGGTTGGGGGCAGGCCCCGGGAGAAGTTATAGATATCTTTCCACACTTTGTGTCTGAAGtatttcatttaatttcctCTACGGTTTTGAGCTTTGGAGGTATTTACCAAGCACTTCTAGGTTTTGAGATGCTTGAAgaatcttttccatttttcgGTTATGTATggaagataaaaataaaatgaccaCAATTATAGGTATTCACTTAATCTTGTTAGGTATAGGTGCTTTTCTTCTAATATTCAAGACTCTATATTTTGGAGGCATGTATGATACATGGGCTTAGGGGAGGGAGATGTAAGGAAAATTACTGATTTGACCCTTAGCCTAGGtatcatttttggttatttagtgAAATCCCCTTTTGGGGGAGAGGGTTGGATTGTTAGTGTGGATGATTTAGAAGATATAATCAGTGGACATGTATGGTTAGGTTCGATTTGTATACTTCTCCCACTATACATGGAGTAGTGTTCCTACCATTTCCGTAGATTTATTGTCATTTGGTCATATATATGTATTCCTTTTGTATTAATTCTCCCAATTTAATTTGGGTTGTATTAGTTTGTAATCTTATACGCATTTGGTCATATGTATTCCTTTTGTATTAAATCTACCAATTtggttataaaattttatcgAAATTATGTTATCTGAATTGCAGTTTGAAGTTGACAGTAGGCTGGCTCACCAGCAAAGCTCAAAGATAACACTTTAGATTTGCCTCATTTCAACTTGGTTTTATTCAAATTTCATCTCTGCTCTTATACTGCCAAAtacataaattaaaaacttgtaaaaagaagaaaactagaGAAGAAATTGACAAGGGATGAGGTGATGGCATTCAAAC
The DNA window shown above is from Coffea arabica cultivar ET-39 chromosome 5e, Coffea Arabica ET-39 HiFi, whole genome shotgun sequence and carries:
- the LOC113687243 gene encoding triacylglycerol lipase 2-like, with the protein product MANNLSSRFFVILLFLLATLWSIDALDGICNLMVETRGYKCEEHEVVTEDGYILNMQRIPFGLAGETPGKRPPVLLQHGLLMDAITWLLSPPDQSLALILADSGFDVWLVSSRGTKYSLSHQTLSPDNAAYWDFTWDELAAYDLPASIQFVNDFTGQKLHYVGHSQGTLIALASFSKGQLVDKLRSAALLSPIGFLGEMTSPLARIGVESFISQALYWLGINEFNPRGDAVTQLLMNICKNPGVDCTHLLTSFTGANCCMNSSIIDVFLRHEPQPTSTKNMIHLSQMVKGGTIQMYDYGNEDENNKHYGQPTPPVYNMKNIPKDFPLLLSHGGADALSDVKDVQHLVDNLKDHDKDKIVVQYIDNYAHADYVMGVNARETVYEPLMAFFRLY